The Ignavibacteriota bacterium sequence ACACATATTATGTTTTAACGTTGGTCTTTCATCGGGAGGCAAAACCTCTTTTGTTTTATGTCCCATAAATCCGGGAGCAACAAATTCAATATCTTTTCTATGACTATTGAAAGTTTCATATTGAACCATATCAAGAGGCCATTCTTTTAAATGCCAAATTGACTCTTTCAAATCAAAATCTTCGGCACCAGTCATCGCGTAGCAGAAATTCCACAAAGAATTTTTTTCAGGTCGAATATAATTCCAATGATCTTTGATTGCTTCTTTGTAAAGTGTTTTAAGCGAATCCGTAAAAGCGTAAGGATAAAGCGACCAATAAGTAAGGAAATACATTTCATCATCTGAATGATTCCATTCTTCCGAAAGCATTTTGCTCCAATTATCAGCGTCTTTAGGCGCGGGGCCAATTTCACTGAACGGCCGCATTAAATTTTCTAAATAACCATGCTCTTTGATCAGGTAATTCGCCTTTTCTTTATAGATTTCCTTTCCTGTATGTTTATAAGCGCTTTGTAAAAACGCGATAAAATTGGAAGAACAAATTTTTCTATCGCCGATCATTGGCTGAAATCTATTCACGTATTCTGGATTCCATCTTCCCCAAAGTGAAGGTTTGCCGTTTTTATCAATTAAATAAAAATCATTTTCAACAATATACGTCATTAAATTATCGAGCAATGTCACTGCTCTTTTTTTCCATTCAGGATCATCAATGTATTCTGCTATCAATGTTAACGCGAAAACCTGTCCTACGGTTTGATCACTGCTCGCGGTGCTTCTCCAATCCCATTGATCATTTACATGATACCAAGAAACCATATCATTATAACCAGGATACCAATAATCTTCAACAAAATCTCTATATTCTTTATCAAACTCCTGATAGCCTTTTCTTTCAAAAGTTCTTCCGAATAATCCTTTAACTCCGCTTAAAGTATGAAGTCTTTCCATTGCTTCAAATGATTCGAAACAATTTTGTTTAGCTTCATCGGATTTTGTAACTAAGTATCTGAATAACTGGCTTACTAAATACATCGAAGTCCAAAGATTGTCACTATCCGCTTTTTTTAAAGTATTTGTAGAAACATCATTATTTTCCATGCTCGAAATATCAACATTAATACCGTAACGGATATGTCTTTCTCTAACCTGCCTTTCAAACTTCATGGCTTTATCGTATAGTGTCATTTCTTCAAAACAAATTTCACCGAGTCCTTTATCAGTAAGTATTAAAACATTTTTATTTTCTCCTTGGTAAATATCTGTTACGATATTTCCGGGAAGCCACCTTTCACCAAAATAATAATTAAATTTCCCGTCATCTTTAAGCATAAAAGCGCCTTTTGTAGTGCCGAACCATTTATGACCATCTATTATTTTAATGTTTGTTAATTCCGTCCATGGTAATTTTTTATTTATTTCGTTTATTATCTTCCCCGTATAATCAGTTTCGAAATAACCATTGTTGGTCCCAACTACTATATTCTTATCTTTGTCAGATATATCAAAGCAAGTAATAGAATCATTGTTTATGATATTTTTAAACTCTTTATTTGAAACCGAATAAACGTACAAATTATTTGAAGTAAGGATAAAAAATTCATTTTGAGTAAAACTGAATTTAATATCAATTATTTTTTCTCCTTCTAATTCTTTATCCCAAATCTTTTCAGATTTATTTAAATATGATATTTTTCCACCGCCGGAAATCATAAAATCAAAATTATTTCCGCCGGCAATAATGTTTGCATTACTTAGTTCATAAGGAATATATAACTTTCCTGCCCACGCGTTGCTTAAAATTGCTTCATCGGTCAGATAAACAAATTTGTCTTTATATGTGATAAAATCAAGAATGTTCATATCCAGCATGGGCAAATAATTTTTATCAATTACGATTTTGCCCGGATATTGGAAATGTCCGTTCGACGGTTTATAAATTTTATTTAAGGCAAGAATTTGAATATTAGTATTTCTATCAATTCTAACTTTTTTAGGTGAGAAGGTATTATTGTTAAAATAATATTTTACTGAAAAATCCTGAAGAAAAGGTTTATCCAAATAAACTGGTTGATTTGATTTTTTTTTATTTTCCGAACATCCAAATAAAATTAACAAAGCGAAAAGAAAAATTACATACAATTTATTCATTTCAATTTCCATTATCTTTTAATTAACCAAACATCAGATATTCTCGAATAATCTCTCCAATTCAAATGTGATTCTTCTGGTCTATCAAATGTGATTTTAATTTTGCCGTCACCAACTAAACTTTTAGGTACAACAAATTCCTTAAACTTTTCAAGTTCTTTGTTATAAAGTACCGGTTCCATTCTTTCGCTATCAATTCTTAATAGCGCGTCCCCATAACCTGTTATTCTGATTAGATATCTAGCGTTGGGATCAAGATTTTCATATTCTAATACAGGATCGTTCTGATATACTTGAGAAGACAATCTCATTCGGCTGTATCCTTCATCCCACCAGCCAAAATCAACAGCGTCGAATACAGTTGTTTTTACATGTTCGCTATTTGCGATATTTGAAATATCATCATAATAACTTCCGGCACCGGGATTTTCCCAATCTCTAATTGTTTTCAATCGCTCAATTTTTTCAAGGCTTGAATTCATTTCATTAATTTTCTTAAACTCATCTTGATACCACCATCTGTTGTTCAGCGGATAATCTACAAAATCCAAAATGCAGCCCCGCTGTAAACCGCTTGCTTGATATAATTTTACGCTTGTTTGAAGTCCAATTATTTTGAAAAGTTCATCGCAATATTTTTCAATATCCTTTTTTAAATCTTGTGAAATTGGATTTGAATCCGCTTCATTAATTTTCATTAAAGCGGAATTCATTTTTTCAGAATAATTATTTTCATTTAGATCAGCCAACATAGCGTTTGCCTTTAGTTCCAAATCTTTTTCATATATTTGTCGACGTCTAATGTATGTATCATATTCTGCTCTTAGCTGCAGCATAAGCCAGCGCCAATTATTGTTTAATTGGGGATTATTTTTTTCGAGATTTTTCCAGAATGAAAAAGTCGTTTCAACGCTGCCGTTTGCTTTTAATGGCCCCAGCCAATTTTTTTCTAAAGCTAATATACCATTTGCTGTTTCCTGAGCTAAATTATTTCCGAAGAAAAATCTGCCGTATTCTTTTAATATTTCATTCACACTTTTCTTTGTGTTCCATCCTCTTTGACTCCAAATAATTTTGTTAACATCGTCATGACAACCGTCAGAATAAGTTACAAATCCATTGGTGAACTGCGCGTAGTCACCGTGAATTTTCGCGTAATATTCCGGCTGCGGATTAATTCCTTCTCTTCCAATTGTTAAGGCAAATGCCTGGTCAAAATTTAATGCCGGGAACTCGCATCTAACCGAATGAGTGACATCCGGATATTGTCTGTGTAAATATTGTTTGGGAAGTCTAAATCTTGTTTCGGCAATTGGCGGACTGCTTGGACCCGACACTACACCTTTTAACCAAGTTGGTTTTTCTTCATTTAAGTAATTATAGAAATAATCAATTTGTTCTTCACTGAAACCCTGAAGAGAAATCCATATTCCCGCATTTGGATGATACTTAATTAATTTTGCGTGAAGTTCTTTTAAGAAAGGCATTACATATTTTGGATGATTATTGCCCGGGTCACCGCCTGGGAAAAAGACATCATTTAATCTAGGTGTTTCTTTATAATAAGCTTCGTGTTTGGCAACTTCGCTTTTAAATAATTCTTCATTTGATAGATCAATCGTGGCTGGAGTCCATACCCAATAATCAACGTCATAATTATCACAAATTTTACTCAGCTCAACATTCATTTCCTTTCGTGTTAATTTAAAATGCGGACTGTCATCACCTTTATCGCCAATTGGAATATTTTCAATCGCGTTTGTCCCGAATATAACCAAGTCTCTAATATATTGTTCAAATTGTTCTACACTCCATACGTCCCATGAATTTGCAGTATTTCTATAACCCAATTGATGTCCGCGAATTGGATATTCCGGTGAGGATGAAAAATCAATATTAGATTCAATTAAAATTTTATTATCAACTAATTCTGCTCTGCGTAAGAATTCACCAATTCCGAATAAAATTCCTCTTGAGTCCGCGCCAATAATCCAAATAATATTTTTTGAATCAATTGTTGAAGAAATTAATCTAAATCCTTCTTTATTATTTTCAGAACTATTAATGTTTTTACTTTGCGGAATATCTTTGCCGTATATTTTTTTTGAATTAGAAAGACAAACGGCTATGATGTTATTGTTAGAATCCCATTTAATTTCTTTTTTTAAGTCAATGTTTGTTCTTTTTAATATTTCTTCATTCAGCATTTTAAATGCCGTCACCTGAATTTTTTTATCAATATTATCCGCGATAGTTATTTGCGATTTGGAGATGTCTAATTTTTGACCGAAGTACAAATTTGTAATTAATATAATCAACAACAATGATTTCAAATAGTTTTTCATAATAAACTCGGATTTTGTAATGAGAATTTTTATTTATCAAAAATCTAATTTTTGGAAAATGGAATAAATCTTTTGAAAAATTTCTCCATATAAAATTCACAATATTTATTTACGTTTTCTTCAAGATCCATTGTATGAGGCCATCCTTCCAATCTATGATATTCAGCGTAAACTCCAATTCTATCTAATGCGTTTTTAAGAGTATCAGATTGACTAACAGGAACAACGTCATCAATTGTACCTTGAAATATTAATGTTGGAGTGTCATCTTTTGTAATAAAAAATAATGGTGAAGCTGCTCTGAATATTTCCGGTTCATCTTCATATTTTTTACCTAAAAAATTAATTACGCCGGGATGATTTCTTCCGTACTCGGTTGTTAAATCGCATGGTCCGTATAAATTAACAATTGCGTTAACTTTTGTGTTTACATTATTGATTGAACATTCGTTAAATATTTCCGCGTCTTGCGAGTAGCCGATCATCATGGCTAAATGTCCTCCGGCAGATCCGCCAACAACCGCAATATTATTAGTATCTATAAAATATTTATTACCATTTTCTTTTATCCATTTAACGGCGCATTTAACATCATTAACTGCTGCTGGAAATTTAGCAACTCCGGCAAGTCTATACTGAATTGTAACGGTTACGTATCCTTTTAACGCAAAGTCAACTAAATATTTTCTATAATCTTTTTTATCTCCGCTTTTCCAAGTCCCGCCGTGTATAAAGACAATTGCCGGTCGTAATTCATTTAACTCCTTTAAATGATAAATATCAAGTTTAAGTTTTGTAGAATCAATTTCCTTGTAAATTATTTCATTATATTCACGTAATGATTCAGGAACCGGCGGCATCTTTTCAATAAAGTCAATTAAGCCTAAAAAATAGGAAAGCTTTAATGTGAAATCACCGCAGTAACCTGCCGGAGGTTCAGGTTCATTTTGAGAATATAATTCAATAAAAAAAACGAATAGAAAAATTACTGATAAACTAGTTTTCATATTTTTTCTCAGCATTCAATTTTGACGCGGAATTTATATCTAAATAAAAATAAATATCCTTATGCATTTTGAGAATAGAAGACGGTATTTGCGGCGAAATAATTTTCTCGAATGTCATTTTAACTGCTTCGGCTTTTCTGAAATCGGGTACGCAGCAAATAATTGTATTAGATTTTAAAATTTGATTAACAGACATGCTGATTGCTTTTTCCGGAACATCCTCAATTTTTTCAAACCAGCCTTCGCCCATCTGCTGCAATTTGCAAGCTTCATTCAAATTTACAATAATATATGGTTCTGTTGTTTCAAAATCCGCCGGCGGATCATTAAAAGCTATATGCGCGTTTTCACCAATACCTATAAACGCTACATCAATTGGATGCCGTTCAATTATTCTGCTTATTCTATCACATTCTATTTGCGGTTCATTTTCTCCATTAATAAATTCGAATGATTTTATTTTAACGAAATCATAAAACCTTTCCTTTAAATATTTTCGGAAGGAAGCGTTGTGAGATTCTGATATTCCAATGTATTCATCAAGATGGAACGCATTAACTTTCGTCCAATCAATTTGCATTTTTACAAGTTCGTTAAGCATTTCAAATTGTGAAGCTCCGGTTGCCAAAATTATATTTGCTGATCCGTTTGAGTTTACCGCATCATTAATTTTTTTAGCGCCAAGTTCA is a genomic window containing:
- a CDS encoding alpha/beta hydrolase, whose translation is MKTSLSVIFLFVFFIELYSQNEPEPPAGYCGDFTLKLSYFLGLIDFIEKMPPVPESLREYNEIIYKEIDSTKLKLDIYHLKELNELRPAIVFIHGGTWKSGDKKDYRKYLVDFALKGYVTVTIQYRLAGVAKFPAAVNDVKCAVKWIKENGNKYFIDTNNIAVVGGSAGGHLAMMIGYSQDAEIFNECSINNVNTKVNAIVNLYGPCDLTTEYGRNHPGVINFLGKKYEDEPEIFRAASPLFFITKDDTPTLIFQGTIDDVVPVSQSDTLKNALDRIGVYAEYHRLEGWPHTMDLEENVNKYCEFYMEKFFKRFIPFSKN
- a CDS encoding glucosamine-6-phosphate deaminase; the protein is MNIDISRTKIELGKKAAELGAKKINDAVNSNGSANIILATGASQFEMLNELVKMQIDWTKVNAFHLDEYIGISESHNASFRKYLKERFYDFVKIKSFEFINGENEPQIECDRISRIIERHPIDVAFIGIGENAHIAFNDPPADFETTEPYIIVNLNEACKLQQMGEGWFEKIEDVPEKAISMSVNQILKSNTIICCVPDFRKAEAVKMTFEKIISPQIPSSILKMHKDIYFYLDINSASKLNAEKKYEN